A region from the Cannabis sativa cultivar Pink pepper isolate KNU-18-1 chromosome 9, ASM2916894v1, whole genome shotgun sequence genome encodes:
- the LOC133030754 gene encoding uncharacterized protein LOC133030754, with protein sequence MSYSYSTASLSSFLSTAPMLKYSSNKKRIQSVNIKAQSYRDHHHHHHHREEPSSSSSRSRNNDIVDANLSILGARIEEIKVKEKLERCCSSSDKYYGWNNNNNNYEVGSNGNGNYRKRSGHEAPLKQLLELATIVGGTLGFTFFTASLFLCLVSLFVHINQLGLSINYW encoded by the exons atGTCATATTCATATTCGACTGCTTCTCTATCTTCTTTCTTAAGTACTGCTCCAATGTTGAAATATTCATCTAATAAGAAACGCATCCAATCTGTTAatattaaagctcaaagctacagagatcatcatcatcatcatcatcatcgtgAAG aaccatcatcatcatcatcaagatCAAGAAATAATGATATTGTGGATGCAAATTTAAGCATTCTAGGAGCGAGAATAGAAGAAATTAAAGTGAAAGAAAAACTAGAGAGATGTTGTTCATCAAGTGATAAGTATTACGGatggaataataataataataattatgaggTAGGCAGCAATGGAAATGGTAATTACAGAAAGAGATCAGGTCATGAGGCGCCGTTAAAGCAGTTGCTTGAATTGGCTACAATCGTTGGAGGTACTCTTGGATTCACCTTCTTCACTGCCTCACTATTTCTCTGCCTTGTCTCCCTTTTTGTTCATATCAATCAATTAGGTCTTTCAATAAATTATTGGTGA
- the LOC133030755 gene encoding uncharacterized protein LOC133030755 isoform X1, whose translation MQGWRASIEDAHAAYSDLDAYTSFFAVYDGRGAQPWIFKLMKLQIQHNLVNQSFEFQVLPRNQLENYIYGMFAFPLLEQGQMEEAEKAARKALEINKDDCWAQHNVSYNNYFCFPFIPPNYSKSLNNYTQFSVPLF comes from the exons ATGCAAGGGTGGCGCGCATCCATTGAAGATGCT caTGCCGCTTATTCTGATCTGGATGCGTACACTTCCTTCTTTGCTGTTTATGATGGTCGTGGAG CACAACCATGGATCTTTAAGTTAATGAAATTGCAAATTCAACACAACCTGGTCAAtcaatcttttgaatttcag GTGCTTCCTCGAAATCAACTAGAAAATTACATATACGGTATGTTTGCTTTTCCTTTGTTGGAGCAAGGCCAAATGGAAGAGGCTGAAAAAGCTGCAAGAAAGGCATTAGAGATTAACAAGGATGATTGCTGGGCCCAGCATAATGTGAGTTATAATAATTACTTTTGTTTTCCATTCATTCCACCTAATTATTCTAAatctttaaataattatactCAATTTAGTGTTCCACTATTCTGA
- the LOC133030755 gene encoding probable protein phosphatase 2C 70 isoform X2 produces MQGWRASIEDAHAAYSDLDAYTSFFAVYDGRGAQPWIFKLMKLQIQHNLVNQSFEFQLMPLLRSLAIPPHFRLLLSNYRCFLEIN; encoded by the exons ATGCAAGGGTGGCGCGCATCCATTGAAGATGCT caTGCCGCTTATTCTGATCTGGATGCGTACACTTCCTTCTTTGCTGTTTATGATGGTCGTGGAG CACAACCATGGATCTTTAAGTTAATGAAATTGCAAATTCAACACAACCTGGTCAAtcaatcttttgaatttcag CTGATGCCTTTGCTAAGAAGCTTGGCTATACCTCCTCACTTCAGGCTGCTCTTGTCAAACTACag GTGCTTCCTCGAAATCAACTAG